In Manduca sexta isolate Smith_Timp_Sample1 chromosome 23, JHU_Msex_v1.0, whole genome shotgun sequence, one DNA window encodes the following:
- the LOC115451286 gene encoding uncharacterized protein LOC115451286 isoform X1: MARAGMLHKGGKNGADGCDDVQRSLELLDQVLSEYDEGEPRSLEPPAPVTPATPATPATPATPATDDDSPLAGHTSEDDGYMSMNGRRAKFALGFRPTEEREEPSPPDPPSPQSPPPPEEAQRIISTLLPKVSPAKSVEQRDPEEKLDSILSINGITTATQTTFPKTRHQRPYGWEKDNETNGFQLQQPPVTPHRFASLQHGARPLQGDVAPAWLPPRRNAPTPQKKSPSLENPPLFPFMGFSSEFADKPYNEHPVTIYPGPNIQYNRQSHSPTYNVQKVSPSNTKISDKKANVKRDSRSDGEILSPKGRIPPRTLAGSMERHREVCRGSSEDVVSSSKRRSSSKSNEEEHFSDDSLEGSLPPPPPAATTPSKRNSIAWEVSLDGDDPLLTPGSTKVIGRRRRKSGDQSHSSTSSIPNRVDDDWGDEYWPPPPPLAQCDQLASPTSDGEPDSRRMQDLATGTYVIRKGKTRKQLPSFNKNATNKTSNTTNLLQNHSINRSMDTDKSMDGSSISISGSGSVGSYNSRPSSDLSLPQSRYSVDLNSRLSRELNTPHSRYSIDLCTPNSRLSKEMTSPKSRLSLDLNSGQDRYIAPEYFGHSPKSRKTPSEKSMHSTKSNVVQNKLSPQNRFADFKKYSSTFDNIQSLIKEGKVEETPPTECNETVNELTTIPPNMVRVVSLPSLGADGEANSASRQALITTVEEEEDQESGEPGSSGDTSPLRKIENNISAILSQGRDQKHFTPYIPKDWNIHKDEYCDEVSNELLENNYRYSSRERQKRHDIQKSSSHNEIQNQRSIDRRDRTRRSNSMHKSTSAKDVPVGLMRQPSSSDSAVSSSGDFPLNVQIVEHSYRHPPLPPSPILGHEMGPLPQTPESPKFPPLPPSPVEEVEDEYTEIMQPTEKRHIKKADTLPTPTLDSKRRPSEPPAVPPHRDTTNSLKTRSMETSYNKNRRNSNFKNGSTDRRTLPTDIGASGARRRTLQRQSREALSGRGPLQTSASLPETPVFARGCDVPRTPPRNSTGPPRNNTINSIQSIGSSATLGGYGRGSIMGAASVCTGADLLRLGGPPRGWYPRQRHRRPASTEHLDRLTTSKTATEQPAPWDGSTNRKPLTLPPNLTPKFFQKSPREALRRVTSLLIRKGNNGKEKENSRNKEATSPAARSANGEDHPGQKQRKGFFRSLWKKSRHYSLEHP, translated from the exons cGGGTGCGATGACGTGCAACGGTCTTTGGAGCTGCTGGACCAGGTGCTGAGCGAGTACGACGAGGGAGAGCCACGATCGCTGGAACCGCCTGCACCGGTCACGCCCGCCACCCCGGCCACCCCCGCCACGCCGGCAACCCCCGCCACCGACGACGATTCGCCACTCGCCGGCCATACCTCAGAAGACGATGGATACATGAGCATGAACGGGAGGAG AGCTAAGTTCGCGTTGGGTTTCCGTCCGACGGAGGAACGCGAAGAGCCATCGCCCCCGGACCCGCCGTCGCCGCAGTCGCCCCCGCCACCCGAGGAGGCTCAGCGCATCATATCTACTTTACTACCAAa AGTATCTCCAGCTAAATCTGTCGAACAACGTGACCCGGAAGAAAAATTGGATTCAATACTTAGTATCAATGGGATCACAACTGCTACACAAACAACTTTT CCAAAAACAAGACACCAGCGCCCATATGGGTGGGAGAAGGATAACGAAACTAATGGCTTTCAACTGCAACAACCGCCGGTGACGCCCCACAGATTCGCGTCCCTGCAGCACGGCGCTCGTCCCCTGCAGGGAGACGTGGCCCCCGCTTGGTTGCCACCTCGGCGTAATGCGCCAACCCCCCAGAAGAAATCGCCTAGTCTCGAAAATCCGCCATTATTCCCTTTCATGGGCTTCTCGAGCGAATTTGCGGATAAGCCATACAATGAACACCCGGTGACTATTTACCCGGGGCCAAACATTCAATACAACAGGCAGTCTCATTCCCCTACATACAATGTACAAAAGGTTTCACCATCGAACACCAAAATTTCGGACAAAAAGGCTAACGTGAAACGCGACAGCAGATCTGATGGAGAGATATTATCACCAAAAGGGAGGATTCCTCCGCGAACTCTCGCTGGTTCTATGGAGAGGCATAGAGAAGTGTGTAGAGGATCATCGGAGGATGTAGTGAGTAGCAGCAAAAGGAGAAGCTCGAGCAAGAGCAACGAGGAAGAGCACTTTTCAGACGACTCCCTAGAAGGGTCGCTCCCCCCACCGCCACCTGCAGCTACCACACCATCGAAACGCAATTCCATTGCTTGGGAAGTGTCACTTGATGGTGACGATCCTCTACTCACTCCTGGAAGCACAAAG GTTATTGGCAGACGAAGAAGAAAGTCAGGTGATCAATCGCATTCCAGTACAAGTTCAATACCAAACCGAGTTGATGACGACTGGGGCGATGAGTATTggcccccgccgccgcccctTGCACAATGCGATCAGCTCGCGTCTCCAACCTCCGACGGAGAACCTGACAGCCGACGAATGCAGGACTTGGCTACCGGCACATATGTTATAAGAAAAGGCAAAACGAGAAAACAGTTACCTAGTTTTAATAAGAACGCGACCAATAAAACATCGAACACCACCAATTTGCTACAAAACCATAGCATAAATAGAAGTATGGATACAGACAAATCCATGGATGGGTCAAGCATATCCATCAGCGGTTCCGGATCTGTGGGCTCTTATAACTCAAGGCCAAGTTCAGATCTTAGTCTACCGCAATCACGATACAGCGTCGATCTCAACTCACGTTTGAGTCGGGAGCTTAACACGCCACATTCAAGATATAGCATAGATCTCTGCACTCCAAATTCCCGACTAAGCAAAGAAATGACCTCACCAAAGTCAAGACTCAGTTTAGATCTCAATAGTGGGCAAGACAGATATATCGCGCCAGAGTATTTTGGACACAGTCCTAAAAGCCGAAAAACTCCCAGCGAAAAAAGTATGCACTCAACAAAGAGTAATGtagtacaaaataaactatCTCCACAGAACAGATTTGCGGACTTCAAAAAGTATTCTTCTACTTTCGACAATATTCAATCGTTGATAAAGGAGGGTAAAGTGGAAGAAACACCTCCGACAGAATGCAACGAAACGGTAAACGAATTAACAACGATACCTCCCAACATGGTAAGGGTAGTTTCGCTGCCAAGTCTCGGGGCAGATGGAGAAGCCAACAGTGCTAGTCGACAAGCTCTAATCACCACcgtagaagaagaagaagaccAAGAGAGCGGGGAGCCAGGATCCAGTGGCGATACGTCGCCACTCCGCAAAATTGAGAACAATATTAGTGCTATACTAAGTCAAGGTCGGGACCAAAAACATTTTACCCCGTATATACCTAAAGACTGGAATATTCATAAGGACGAGTACTGTGATGAAGTGTCAAATGAATTATTAGAAAACAATTACCGTTATAGTTCTAGAGAAAGGCAAAAGAGACACGACATTCAGAAGTCATCGAGTCACAATGAAATACAGAATCAGCGGTCTATAGACAGACGAGATCGCACAAGAAGATCTAATAGCATGCACAAATCGACGAGCGCAAAAGACGTTCCTGTAGGTCTGATGAGGCAGCCTTCCTCTTCAGATTCTGCAGTGTCCAGTAGCGGAGACTTCCCCTTAAATGTACAAATAGTCGAACATTCCTACAGGCACCCTCCATTGCCGCCCTCACCGATATTGGGCCATGAAATGGGCCCTTTACCACAAACCCCAGAGTCACCAAAGTTCCCTCCTCTACCGCCCTCTCCTGTGGAAGAAGTGGAAGATGAATACACGGAAATAATGCAACCTACAGAGAAACGTCACATAAAGAAAGCTGATACATTACCAACACCAACTTTAGACTCCAAACGAAG ACCGTCAGAACCTCCAGCTGTGCCGCCACATCGGGATACCACAAACAGCCTCAAAACGCGGTCAATGGAGACGAGTTACAACAAGAATAGAAGAAATAGTAACTTCAAGAACGGATCAACAGACAGAAGAACACTGCCAACAG ACATTGGCGCGAGCGGCGCCCGGCGGCGAACACTGCAGAGGCAGAGTCGCGAGGCGCTCTCGGGGCGCGGGCCGCTGCAGACTTCAGCGAGCCTCCCGGAGACGCCGGTGTTCGCGCGCGGCTGTGACGTCCCCCGCACGCCGCCTAGGAACTCCACGGGCCCGCCCAGGAATAATACCATCAACTCTATACAGTCAATAG GGAGCAGTGCCACTTTGGGTGGATATGGACGGGGATCGATTATGGGTGCGGCCTCCGTGTGCACAGGCGCGGACCTGCTGCGGCTTGGAGGCCCACCGAGGGGATGGTATCCTCGCCAGAGACATCG CAGGCCAGCGTCGACTGAACACCTGGACAGACTAACAACGTCCAAGACTGCGACGGAGCAGCCCGCGCCCTGGGACGGATCCACAAACCGCAAGCCTCTCACATTGCCTCCAAACCTCACACCTAAATTCTTCCAAAAGTCACCTCGGGAGGCGCTGCGCAGAGTAACAAGCTTGCTTATACGGAAGG GGAACAACGGGAAGGAGAAAGAAAATTCTCGAAACAAGGAAGCGACTTCACCAGCAGCACGCTCGGCCAACG GAGAGGACCATCCCGGTCAAAAACAACGCAAAGGATTCTTCAGAAGTCTGTGGAAAAAATCGCGCCATTATTCATTGGAACATCCGTGA
- the LOC115451286 gene encoding uncharacterized protein LOC115451286 isoform X2: MARAGMLHKGGKNGADGCDDVQRSLELLDQVLSEYDEGEPRSLEPPAPVTPATPATPATPATPATDDDSPLAGHTSEDDGYMSMNGRRAKFALGFRPTEEREEPSPPDPPSPQSPPPPEEAQRIISTLLPKVSPAKSVEQRDPEEKLDSILSINGITTATQTTFPKTRHQRPYGWEKDNETNGFQLQQPPVTPHRFASLQHGARPLQGDVAPAWLPPRRNAPTPQKKSPSLENPPLFPFMGFSSEFADKPYNEHPVTIYPGPNIQYNRQSHSPTYNVQKVSPSNTKISDKKANVKRDSRSDGEILSPKGRIPPRTLAGSMERHREVCRGSSEDVVSSSKRRSSSKSNEEEHFSDDSLEGSLPPPPPAATTPSKRNSIAWEVSLDGDDPLLTPGSTKVIGRRRRKSGDQSHSSTSSIPNRVDDDWGDEYWPPPPPLAQCDQLASPTSDGEPDSRRMQDLATGTYVIRKGKTRKQLPSFNKNATNKTSNTTNLLQNHSINRSMDTDKSMDGSSISISGSGSVGSYNSRPSSDLSLPQSRYSVDLNSRLSRELNTPHSRYSIDLCTPNSRLSKEMTSPKSRLSLDLNSGQDRYIAPEYFGHSPKSRKTPSEKSMHSTKSNVVQNKLSPQNRFADFKKYSSTFDNIQSLIKEGKVEETPPTECNETVNELTTIPPNMVRVVSLPSLGADGEANSASRQALITTVEEEEDQESGEPGSSGDTSPLRKIENNISAILSQGRDQKHFTPYIPKDWNIHKDEYCDEVSNELLENNYRYSSRERQKRHDIQKSSSHNEIQNQRSIDRRDRTRRSNSMHKSTSAKDVPVGLMRQPSSSDSAVSSSGDFPLNVQIVEHSYRHPPLPPSPILGHEMGPLPQTPESPKFPPLPPSPVEEVEDEYTEIMQPTEKRHIKKADTLPTPTLDSKRRPSEPPAVPPHRDTTNSLKTRSMETSYNKNRRNSNFKNGSTDRRTLPTDIGASGARRRTLQRQSREALSGRGPLQTSASLPETPVFARGCDVPRTPPRNSTGPPRNNTINSIQSIGSSATLGGYGRGSIMGAASVCTGADLLRLGGPPRGWYPRQRHRPASTEHLDRLTTSKTATEQPAPWDGSTNRKPLTLPPNLTPKFFQKSPREALRRVTSLLIRKGNNGKEKENSRNKEATSPAARSANGEDHPGQKQRKGFFRSLWKKSRHYSLEHP; encoded by the exons cGGGTGCGATGACGTGCAACGGTCTTTGGAGCTGCTGGACCAGGTGCTGAGCGAGTACGACGAGGGAGAGCCACGATCGCTGGAACCGCCTGCACCGGTCACGCCCGCCACCCCGGCCACCCCCGCCACGCCGGCAACCCCCGCCACCGACGACGATTCGCCACTCGCCGGCCATACCTCAGAAGACGATGGATACATGAGCATGAACGGGAGGAG AGCTAAGTTCGCGTTGGGTTTCCGTCCGACGGAGGAACGCGAAGAGCCATCGCCCCCGGACCCGCCGTCGCCGCAGTCGCCCCCGCCACCCGAGGAGGCTCAGCGCATCATATCTACTTTACTACCAAa AGTATCTCCAGCTAAATCTGTCGAACAACGTGACCCGGAAGAAAAATTGGATTCAATACTTAGTATCAATGGGATCACAACTGCTACACAAACAACTTTT CCAAAAACAAGACACCAGCGCCCATATGGGTGGGAGAAGGATAACGAAACTAATGGCTTTCAACTGCAACAACCGCCGGTGACGCCCCACAGATTCGCGTCCCTGCAGCACGGCGCTCGTCCCCTGCAGGGAGACGTGGCCCCCGCTTGGTTGCCACCTCGGCGTAATGCGCCAACCCCCCAGAAGAAATCGCCTAGTCTCGAAAATCCGCCATTATTCCCTTTCATGGGCTTCTCGAGCGAATTTGCGGATAAGCCATACAATGAACACCCGGTGACTATTTACCCGGGGCCAAACATTCAATACAACAGGCAGTCTCATTCCCCTACATACAATGTACAAAAGGTTTCACCATCGAACACCAAAATTTCGGACAAAAAGGCTAACGTGAAACGCGACAGCAGATCTGATGGAGAGATATTATCACCAAAAGGGAGGATTCCTCCGCGAACTCTCGCTGGTTCTATGGAGAGGCATAGAGAAGTGTGTAGAGGATCATCGGAGGATGTAGTGAGTAGCAGCAAAAGGAGAAGCTCGAGCAAGAGCAACGAGGAAGAGCACTTTTCAGACGACTCCCTAGAAGGGTCGCTCCCCCCACCGCCACCTGCAGCTACCACACCATCGAAACGCAATTCCATTGCTTGGGAAGTGTCACTTGATGGTGACGATCCTCTACTCACTCCTGGAAGCACAAAG GTTATTGGCAGACGAAGAAGAAAGTCAGGTGATCAATCGCATTCCAGTACAAGTTCAATACCAAACCGAGTTGATGACGACTGGGGCGATGAGTATTggcccccgccgccgcccctTGCACAATGCGATCAGCTCGCGTCTCCAACCTCCGACGGAGAACCTGACAGCCGACGAATGCAGGACTTGGCTACCGGCACATATGTTATAAGAAAAGGCAAAACGAGAAAACAGTTACCTAGTTTTAATAAGAACGCGACCAATAAAACATCGAACACCACCAATTTGCTACAAAACCATAGCATAAATAGAAGTATGGATACAGACAAATCCATGGATGGGTCAAGCATATCCATCAGCGGTTCCGGATCTGTGGGCTCTTATAACTCAAGGCCAAGTTCAGATCTTAGTCTACCGCAATCACGATACAGCGTCGATCTCAACTCACGTTTGAGTCGGGAGCTTAACACGCCACATTCAAGATATAGCATAGATCTCTGCACTCCAAATTCCCGACTAAGCAAAGAAATGACCTCACCAAAGTCAAGACTCAGTTTAGATCTCAATAGTGGGCAAGACAGATATATCGCGCCAGAGTATTTTGGACACAGTCCTAAAAGCCGAAAAACTCCCAGCGAAAAAAGTATGCACTCAACAAAGAGTAATGtagtacaaaataaactatCTCCACAGAACAGATTTGCGGACTTCAAAAAGTATTCTTCTACTTTCGACAATATTCAATCGTTGATAAAGGAGGGTAAAGTGGAAGAAACACCTCCGACAGAATGCAACGAAACGGTAAACGAATTAACAACGATACCTCCCAACATGGTAAGGGTAGTTTCGCTGCCAAGTCTCGGGGCAGATGGAGAAGCCAACAGTGCTAGTCGACAAGCTCTAATCACCACcgtagaagaagaagaagaccAAGAGAGCGGGGAGCCAGGATCCAGTGGCGATACGTCGCCACTCCGCAAAATTGAGAACAATATTAGTGCTATACTAAGTCAAGGTCGGGACCAAAAACATTTTACCCCGTATATACCTAAAGACTGGAATATTCATAAGGACGAGTACTGTGATGAAGTGTCAAATGAATTATTAGAAAACAATTACCGTTATAGTTCTAGAGAAAGGCAAAAGAGACACGACATTCAGAAGTCATCGAGTCACAATGAAATACAGAATCAGCGGTCTATAGACAGACGAGATCGCACAAGAAGATCTAATAGCATGCACAAATCGACGAGCGCAAAAGACGTTCCTGTAGGTCTGATGAGGCAGCCTTCCTCTTCAGATTCTGCAGTGTCCAGTAGCGGAGACTTCCCCTTAAATGTACAAATAGTCGAACATTCCTACAGGCACCCTCCATTGCCGCCCTCACCGATATTGGGCCATGAAATGGGCCCTTTACCACAAACCCCAGAGTCACCAAAGTTCCCTCCTCTACCGCCCTCTCCTGTGGAAGAAGTGGAAGATGAATACACGGAAATAATGCAACCTACAGAGAAACGTCACATAAAGAAAGCTGATACATTACCAACACCAACTTTAGACTCCAAACGAAG ACCGTCAGAACCTCCAGCTGTGCCGCCACATCGGGATACCACAAACAGCCTCAAAACGCGGTCAATGGAGACGAGTTACAACAAGAATAGAAGAAATAGTAACTTCAAGAACGGATCAACAGACAGAAGAACACTGCCAACAG ACATTGGCGCGAGCGGCGCCCGGCGGCGAACACTGCAGAGGCAGAGTCGCGAGGCGCTCTCGGGGCGCGGGCCGCTGCAGACTTCAGCGAGCCTCCCGGAGACGCCGGTGTTCGCGCGCGGCTGTGACGTCCCCCGCACGCCGCCTAGGAACTCCACGGGCCCGCCCAGGAATAATACCATCAACTCTATACAGTCAATAG GGAGCAGTGCCACTTTGGGTGGATATGGACGGGGATCGATTATGGGTGCGGCCTCCGTGTGCACAGGCGCGGACCTGCTGCGGCTTGGAGGCCCACCGAGGGGATGGTATCCTCGCCAGAGACATCG GCCAGCGTCGACTGAACACCTGGACAGACTAACAACGTCCAAGACTGCGACGGAGCAGCCCGCGCCCTGGGACGGATCCACAAACCGCAAGCCTCTCACATTGCCTCCAAACCTCACACCTAAATTCTTCCAAAAGTCACCTCGGGAGGCGCTGCGCAGAGTAACAAGCTTGCTTATACGGAAGG GGAACAACGGGAAGGAGAAAGAAAATTCTCGAAACAAGGAAGCGACTTCACCAGCAGCACGCTCGGCCAACG GAGAGGACCATCCCGGTCAAAAACAACGCAAAGGATTCTTCAGAAGTCTGTGGAAAAAATCGCGCCATTATTCATTGGAACATCCGTGA